ATGTCTATTATAATCAAGTACTGCAATAATTTTCACAGGATTAACCACCGCTCCTGCTTCCTCACTAGCTTCTTTTATCGCATTTTCCTTAATACTCATATTAACATCTTGATAGCCACCTGGAAGAGCCCACTTACCATCTAATTGCTCTTTAACTAGTAAAATTTTATTATCTTTAATAACAGCAGCTCTTGTTTCTACTTTAGGTGTTTGATACCCCAATTCTCCAGCAAAATCCAGCTTAACTTTCTCTATAGGAATATCATATTTAAACGATAACATCTCGCAAGCAATTTCTCTAATTCTTTCTGATCGCTCTCTATCAAATTTATCTTTACTATAAGCTAAACTACATTGAGAAAGAAATTGAAGCTCTTGTGCCCATTTTTTCCAAACATCATTTTTAAACACTCTTACTACATCTTCAATATTCCTAATGAAAATAGCATCTTTTACATCTAGAAAATCGTACTCTTTTTTCATTAAGAATACATTAACCAATGTAGAACTAAGGTTATTTTTATTATCAGTTAAAAACAAAACATTAGATTCAAAAATGACTGGACTTTCAATAAATTCAAAAGGTATCTCGTTATCAAAAAACACTTGTTTTATATCAGTTGAAATATTGTCTTTTAAATTATTATCGA
This is a stretch of genomic DNA from Gemella haemolysans. It encodes these proteins:
- a CDS encoding NUDIX hydrolase encodes the protein MYQKLYIDNNLKDNISTDIKQVFFDNEIPFEFIESPVIFESNVLFLTDNKNNLSSTLVNVFLMKKEYDFLDVKDAIFIRNIEDVVRVFKNDVWKKWAQELQFLSQCSLAYSKDKFDRERSERIREIACEMLSFKYDIPIEKVKLDFAGELGYQTPKVETRAAVIKDNKILLVKEQLDGKWALPGGYQDVNMSIKENAIKEASEEAGAVVNPVKIIAVLDYNRHHHVNFPFGMVKVFVLCEYVSHSFVENTETLGAEFYSLDELPELSTTRTTKKQLEMCFDCYNNIENWKTIFD